CACCCAACGCCCATTCTCCGCAGTCGCATCCGCCGCAGGAATTTCCCAGAACTGATCGAATCCTCGGAAATGATCCAGCCGAATACAGTCGCAGTTCTGCGTCGCCCAGCGCAGCCGCTGCACCCACCATTCGTACCCGCGCTCTTTCATCACATCCCACCGGTACAGCGGATTCCCCCAACGTTGTCCGGTCGCGCTGAAAAAATCCGGAGGCACGCCCGCCACCACCTCCGGCTGCAAATTTTCATTCAGCCGGAATAACTCGCGATGCGACCAAACGTCGGCGCTATCGTGATTCATGAAGATCGCCACATCGCCCACCACCCGGATCATCCTTTCCGCGCAATACCGCCGCAGCGCCCGCCACTGCTCGTAAAACGCGAACTGCAACGCGCTGCGAATCAGAATGTCGTCCGCCAATTCTTCCCGCGCCTTCGTCAGAGCCGACGCCTCCCGATGCGCCAGTTCTCGCGGCCACTCATTCCAGCTCACAAGTTTTTGCCGGGCCCGCAGTGCGTCGAACAGCACAAAATCGTCCAGCCACCAGGAATTTTCCTTGCAGAACAGTTGAAACCGATTTGGCGGATCGCCGGCAGCCGGAATCCCCACTTCTCGCGCGTTCTGTGCGCGAGAAGCGGGGATTCCGCGCACAAAGTTTCGCGCCGCCTCAAACAGCAGCGGCATCTTCTGCGCAAAAACCTGTTCGTAATCGACGGCGCCCGATGCGGAAGCGGAGCTGATCTTCGCTGGCTCGATCTTCGACTTATCGATCCAGCCGCGCTCGGCCAGTCGCTCCAGACTGATCAGCAGAGGATTTCCCGCGAATGCGGACGTGGAAGAATAAGGCGAGTTCCCATACCCGAGCGGTCCCAGCGGCAGAACCTGCCACAGGCCCATCCGGGCGGATGCCAGAAAATCTACAAACCGATATGCCGCCGGCCCAAAATCGCCGACTCCGCCGCGCGAAGGCAACGACGTGGGATGTAACAGGATGCCTGCGGCGCGCGGAAATGACATAGCAACGCCGCTACATTCCCTGCTCGCTGCCGGCGCGGCTCAAGGCCTTGATTTCTTCTTCGTTGCGCTTGATCTTTCCCGATTTCGTCATCTCGTCGACCAGGTTCGAAACGAACATGCCAAAGCGCTCCTGCTGCTTATTCAGCAGCAACTGATCGCGGATCTGGTCCCGCTTCGCGGCAAAATCGGCCTCGCTCGGTTGCTGGTTTTCGAGCACCTGTAGGACGGCAACGTCCGCGCCGTTGCTGATGGGACCGCTGATCTCTCCCGGCTTCATGCTGAAGGCCACCGCCGCCTGCCCCGCCATCGAGCCCACATCCGGCACTTGTCCGTCGGGCAGTACAAAGTCGCTGGTCTTCATAGTCGCGCCCAGTTCTTTGGCGGCCCGCTTCAA
Above is a window of Candidatus Sulfotelmatobacter sp. DNA encoding:
- the malQ gene encoding 4-alpha-glucanotransferase, with product MSFPRAAGILLHPTSLPSRGGVGDFGPAAYRFVDFLASARMGLWQVLPLGPLGYGNSPYSSTSAFAGNPLLISLERLAERGWIDKSKIEPAKISSASASGAVDYEQVFAQKMPLLFEAARNFVRGIPASRAQNAREVGIPAAGDPPNRFQLFCKENSWWLDDFVLFDALRARQKLVSWNEWPRELAHREASALTKAREELADDILIRSALQFAFYEQWRALRRYCAERMIRVVGDVAIFMNHDSADVWSHRELFRLNENLQPEVVAGVPPDFFSATGQRWGNPLYRWDVMKERGYEWWVQRLRWATQNCDCIRLDHFRGFDQFWEIPAADATAENGRWVDGPRDDLFVKLRETLGGLPFFAEDLGYITPEVHALRDRLQIPGMAVLQFGFGDEGAHIYLPHRAEGKVMYTGTHDNDTVTGWWKSGAAEQERRNAEIYMGRGDDGIHWAFIRAALCSPANLSIIPLQDVLGLGSEARMNTPSLHEGNWRWRFDAEWLRGEVAAKLALLVELSDRLPKAPVAVTDEEFAA